AACAGGACTGGAGGAGGTTACTTGGCCAAAGATAGCGTGAATATCAGACTCAACACGGCTTTGGGACAGAATTTTCTGAAAAATGACAGGATCGCCAGGAAAATGGCCGAATTCATAGACCTACCAGTTGGTTCTACCGTCATAGAAATAGGCGTAGGTTCGGGAATATTGACCAGAGTCCTTCTAGAACGCGGCTTCGCCGTTGTAGGTTTCGAACTGGACAGAAGATTCGTTGAAGTCAATCACAAGCTAGAAGGACCCGCCTGCAAACTGATATACGAAGATTTCTTGAAGGCCGATCTCGGTTCTATTCCCGACTATGTAGCTTATGTCGCGAACATTCCTTACTACATAACCTCACCAATAATCGAAAGGATCATGTTCGAAGGCCCGCGTTTTTCAAGTGCGTTGCTCATGGTGCAGAAGGAGTATGCAGAAAGACTGACTGCGTCAGCCGGGACCAAAGAATACGGCGTTCTCACAGTAAACGTGAATACCTTCGCCACGGTCAGGGAGCTTTTCCAGGTTTCAAGAAGCGAGTTTATACCCCATCCAGAAGTGGATTCTACGGTCATAGAGCTTCGACTCCTGGAAAGGCTTGAAGAGTTGCCCGATAGAGACGGTTACAGGGCTTTTATTAGGCATTGCTTTTCTCAGAGAAGGAAGAAGCTAACCAATAACCTCAAGTCCTTGATTGACTCGCCCGATGAACTTCTCCTCTCCTGTGGAATAGATACCTCGGTAAGGGCCGAGGAACTTTCGATAAACCAATTCAAGAAGCTTTATAGCCTTTACACCCTTCAAAGAGAAGCCGGGCATGGGCCGGAAAACAGGAGCGATCGTGAACCGGGATCTCTTTGATAGAATACTCAACTTTCTGATGGAAGGCATAATAGTCATCGATGCCACTGGTAAGATCATTTTCATAAATGAAGAGGCTTTGAAAATAGTCGGACTCACCAGAGACAGGGCAGAAAACCGCCTCATAATCGATACCATACCCAATACCAGATTACATATCGTTCTCCAGAGCGGCACTCCCGAAATAAACAGGATTCAGTATCTGGGGGACAAAACTATCGTAACCTCCCGCTTCCCTCTTATGGACGAGAGCGGAAAAGTCTATGCCGCTATGGCCATCTTTCGCGACATGACGAACGTGGAAAAGATGGCCGAGGAGGTCATCAACCACAAAGAGATGGAGTCTCTTTTGACCGGCATTATCGATGCCACCTACGATGCGATATCTGTCGCCGATGAAAAGGGCAAAATTGTGCTGGTCAACAAGGCTTATACTAGAATCACAGGCATGAGCGCAGAATACGTCATAGGAAAGATGGCCACTGTCGACATTGCAGAAGGGTCGTCACTACACATGGAAGTGGCGAGGATCAGAGAACCCGTCTTCAACGCGAAATTAAAAGTCGGGCCGGGGAAAAAGGACGTCATAGTGAACGTAACTCCGCTTCTTGTCAAAGGAAAATTCAAAGGCAGCGTTGGAGTAATCCATGATATATCGGAAATTGAACGACTCGCAAAGGAACTCGAAGATGCAAGACGACTTCTGAGATACGTAAAAGCCAAATACACCTTCGATGATATCGCCGGCTCCTCACCGCTCATGAAAATTGCGAAAGAACAGGCCCGCAAAGTATCCAGAACGCGCGCCACCGTACTACTGAACGGGCAGAGCGGAACCGGAAAGGAACTCTTCGCACATGCCATACACAACTCCAGCGACAGACGCGACGCAAATTTTATCAGCGTCAATTGTGCAGCCCTTCCCGAAACCCTGCTCGAGTCGGAACTGTTCGGTTATGTTGAGGGAGCCTTCACCGGTGCCATACGCGGGGGCAAGAAGGGGTTGCTTCAGGAAGCTAACGGTGGAACGGTCTTCCTCGATGAAGTTGGAAAGATGAACCTCTCGGTGCAGTCGAAGTTTTTAAGGTTTCTTCAGGACCACGAAATCAAGCCTGTCGGCGGAAACAAATCAGTGAAGCTAGACGTTCGGATAATCGCAGCGACTAACTTAGAGCTCGACAAACTGGTGGAAGAGGGGAGGTTCCTCTCAGACTTATACTACCGGCTCAACGTGGTGCCTATCGTAATCCCAGCGCTCAAAAATCATCTCGAAGACATACCCGAAATAGTACATACAATAATAATGCGCCTCAACCAGGAGTATGGCAGAATGGTTGAAAGAATCGAACCGGCTGCATTGAATTTGCTTCAAAAGCATGATTGGCCCGGAAACGTAAGGGAGCTGGAAAACGTCATAGGCAGAGCCATCATCAACATGGAGCCAGACGAGCACACAATCAAAACATCACACCTTCAGGGACTCTCTGTCGTATCGGAAAGACGCGATTTACTGCCGGAGGGCGATCTCGAGAAGATGATGAGTGACTACGAAAAGCGAGTCATCGTTGCCGCGCTGGATAAAAACGACTGGAACAAGACTGCGACAGCCAAAGAACTGGGAATAAGTATCAGGAATCTATACTATAAGATCGAAAGGTACGGAATACGTGACAACAAAGGTTCCGGATGATATAATAAAAAATTGGGGGCGAAACGGTTTCGACGGGGTCAACGCACCTGCAGGAGCGAGTCGAGGTTCCGGAGCCGCGTTAAAAAACCGGACAAATAGAAATGCCAACAATGAATTTGCTCTTGCTGCTTAATAATTAGTAAGTAGCCGCTCTATCGGCTTTGTGGTTCGATGGGTCGAGATGAGCGTCAGAAAATCGAACTTAACCTGTGCCTTAGCTCCGAAGGTTCGGGGACATTCAGGAGCTCGGATGGTCGGACTCTGCCAGTGTAGTCTTGGCCGTTGACGATGATCACTGGCTGCGCTCGGAGACCCTGCAGGGAACTTGGTTTCGGACGCGAGTTCGACTCTCGCCGCCTCCACCATCATGACTAAACATCCATCTAGCCTAGACGTTGCTTTGGAACGAATACGGAATTTGTTGGCTTAACCTCACACAAAATAATTGTGTGAGGTTTTGCTTTTCAAAAGAACTAGGAGTTGAGGTTACGAATTGAACACTCCTGATTATCTAACCCCATTTCTCCTACTTCTTTTCATCGGGTGATTGTTGGTATGATTTATAGATATCGGCAAACATTCTCGCGACAACCGAAATCGAATACCTTCTATACACAGTCCTGCTGCCGTTTTCGGCAATCATTTTCATTTTACGCAGTGATAGGTCTTTGTCCAGAAGTATTTTGACCAGGTCCCTTCCGAGGGTTTCTTCAGAGGTGGTATCGATGAGGAATCCATTCAAACCGTGCTTTATATACTCTTTCACGCCACCTCTGCGTGGGGCTATCGCCAAAAAACCGGCGGACATGGCTTCAAGAATCGCTATGCCGAACTCCTCCTTGTAAGAGGGCGCTACATAAACCGGTGGTCGTGGACTTTGAGAGATCGCAATATCGTTTTCGAGACAGCGCACGTAATCGTTTTCCATAGCCGGGAGATGACAGAACCCCGCTGAAATCAAGGGGGATTTACGAATGTACTCCTCAATTTTTCTCAGTTCTCCGGCCTCAATTTCATCGGGGTTTTCTATACTACCTCCCACGATGACGAGGTTGTATCTGTTGAAGAGCGGGGATTCTCCCCAGGCTTTAAGAAGTTTAAACTGCCCTTTTAGCGGATCCATTCTCCCCACCGTGAAAATAATGGGCAGATTTTTTCTATTGCGGTCGATGTGGTACTTTCTCTCCATCTCGAACAGCGAATCGTATCCAATATATCTCTGGCGCATTTCGGATGGACATTCATCTCTTAAGGATATTCCTTCCGGCACCATGTTCAACTTACAGCGTAGATTCTCTCTTATCAGCGGCGGATAGTAAGAAATCAGCTGATGTTCGTTCCGGCTTGCTCCGATTCCTATCAAACTATCACACTCTCTCAGCATTCTCCAGGAGATCTGGACCCGAGAAGTGTCTTCCATAACTCTATCGATTCCGGCTTCAAGCAGAGCCCCTCCACCACCGGAAAACCTTCTTTGAGGATCGGCCGTTAATGTGAAGTGAGTCTTTATTCCTCTGAGTTTTGCAAGTTTCATCATAGACAG
This portion of the Mesotoga infera genome encodes:
- the rsmA gene encoding 16S rRNA (adenine(1518)-N(6)/adenine(1519)-N(6))-dimethyltransferase RsmA codes for the protein MAKDSVNIRLNTALGQNFLKNDRIARKMAEFIDLPVGSTVIEIGVGSGILTRVLLERGFAVVGFELDRRFVEVNHKLEGPACKLIYEDFLKADLGSIPDYVAYVANIPYYITSPIIERIMFEGPRFSSALLMVQKEYAERLTASAGTKEYGVLTVNVNTFATVRELFQVSRSEFIPHPEVDSTVIELRLLERLEELPDRDGYRAFIRHCFSQRRKKLTNNLKSLIDSPDELLLSCGIDTSVRAEELSINQFKKLYSLYTLQREAGHGPENRSDREPGSL
- a CDS encoding sigma-54 interaction domain-containing protein; its protein translation is MGRKTGAIVNRDLFDRILNFLMEGIIVIDATGKIIFINEEALKIVGLTRDRAENRLIIDTIPNTRLHIVLQSGTPEINRIQYLGDKTIVTSRFPLMDESGKVYAAMAIFRDMTNVEKMAEEVINHKEMESLLTGIIDATYDAISVADEKGKIVLVNKAYTRITGMSAEYVIGKMATVDIAEGSSLHMEVARIREPVFNAKLKVGPGKKDVIVNVTPLLVKGKFKGSVGVIHDISEIERLAKELEDARRLLRYVKAKYTFDDIAGSSPLMKIAKEQARKVSRTRATVLLNGQSGTGKELFAHAIHNSSDRRDANFISVNCAALPETLLESELFGYVEGAFTGAIRGGKKGLLQEANGGTVFLDEVGKMNLSVQSKFLRFLQDHEIKPVGGNKSVKLDVRIIAATNLELDKLVEEGRFLSDLYYRLNVVPIVIPALKNHLEDIPEIVHTIIMRLNQEYGRMVERIEPAALNLLQKHDWPGNVRELENVIGRAIINMEPDEHTIKTSHLQGLSVVSERRDLLPEGDLEKMMSDYEKRVIVAALDKNDWNKTATAKELGISIRNLYYKIERYGIRDNKGSG